In a single window of the Pseudomonas oryzihabitans genome:
- the pilH gene encoding twitching motility response regulator PilH — protein sequence MARILIVDDSPTEMYKLTAMLEKHGHQVLKAENGADGVALARQEKPDAVLMDIVMPGLNGFQATRQLTKDAETSHIPVVIVTTKDQETDKVWGKRQGAKDYLTKPIDEDTLLRTLAGVLQG from the coding sequence ATGGCTCGAATTCTGATCGTCGACGACTCTCCCACCGAGATGTACAAGCTCACCGCCATGCTGGAAAAGCATGGGCATCAGGTGCTCAAGGCCGAGAACGGCGCCGATGGCGTCGCCCTGGCGCGCCAGGAGAAGCCGGATGCGGTCCTGATGGATATCGTCATGCCCGGTCTCAACGGCTTCCAGGCCACCCGACAGCTGACCAAGGATGCCGAGACCAGCCATATTCCGGTGGTCATCGTCACCACCAAGGACCAGGAAACCGACAAGGTCTGGGGCAAGCGTCAAGGCGCCAAGGACTACCTCACCAAGCCCATCGACGAAGACACCCTGCTGCGCACCCTGGCGGGTGTCCTGCAAGGCTGA
- a CDS encoding chemotaxis protein CheW, with amino-acid sequence MSDATTPYELLRLIDLRCRERAAGLPAQQENQRSWSGIGFRLGELRFVIPMGEVSEILPEPRFTALPGVKPWLKGVANVRGRLLPIADLGQFLGVKVQALRKQRRILIVDHGDLFVGLAVDEVLGMQHFDIEAYREHADSVPAGLHFFLEGVFQRDVPWLVCSPRALVEHPEFKDVAA; translated from the coding sequence ATGAGCGACGCCACCACGCCCTACGAACTCTTGCGGCTGATCGATCTGCGCTGCCGCGAACGAGCTGCGGGCCTACCGGCGCAGCAGGAAAACCAGCGGAGCTGGAGCGGCATCGGCTTTCGCCTTGGGGAACTGCGCTTCGTGATTCCCATGGGCGAGGTCAGCGAGATCCTGCCCGAGCCACGCTTCACCGCGCTACCCGGCGTCAAGCCATGGCTCAAGGGCGTGGCCAATGTGCGCGGTCGGCTGTTGCCGATTGCCGACCTGGGGCAATTTCTCGGCGTGAAGGTCCAGGCGCTGCGCAAACAGCGGCGCATCCTGATCGTCGACCATGGTGACCTCTTCGTCGGATTGGCGGTTGACGAAGTCCTGGGCATGCAGCATTTCGACATCGAGGCCTATCGCGAGCACGCCGACAGCGTGCCAGCGGGTCTGCACTTCTTTCTGGAAGGCGTCTTCCAACGCGACGTGCCGTGGCTGGTCTGTAGCCCGCGCGCCTTGGTCGAGCATCCCGAATTCAAGGACGTCGCGGCCTGA